The following are encoded together in the Periplaneta americana isolate PAMFEO1 chromosome 5, P.americana_PAMFEO1_priV1, whole genome shotgun sequence genome:
- the LOC138699893 gene encoding uncharacterized protein, with protein sequence MKFCTVLLLVLLTTIADAYPKSEVYPDSKEKQSEEKPLLDVIMDDIKDIIKFLPVGSSHNAEGISDLPAETTNLVNSMAIAPTKMRGRLELLAIRPIELEEEAPNSSHSNPRNSADTTESSHGILPIHLVGDIVNSLLPVNPLHVVEGIGNMAGHAMSLPMKVASIPVKAAETILSLLVEAAENALSSLNKVGESPMKLAGNVASVPANMIENLMANVHPIRMVENGEEIIYNAIDSVIQKIKNFVEIIVMKFLQLGEKVRSLLFTTIKKLVGEIIYLGIINSLSMAERAAGSILSGFKKVVGKAIEAVYSIILKLPDPFKTILSKLPVWPILDYVLHLNLKTKDGNKRQTTETPAISSEMKPVTNDLLITTLPAQETALTNGQATTQVHQQQTTKAPSSSSHIGSKEESSMSTTAAPEQVISHTNGQATTQLQQQTTKASTLSAYIGSENESSMSTTAAPEQVISHTTGQATTRVQQQTAKASSLSPHIGSGKESSAAPKQEISHTTGQGQISPILSTTASPLSPHIGSEGEPSMSATLMHSAPEEVTSASVTTLKPDIPQVIDSFQPHKDDITVVQNDGKGTTSQNPTQQTLYTDTFLGETKTFSVEEENSQTPTSLPPNMGVKNPTQQTLSTDTFLGETKTFSIEGENSQTPTSLPPNMGVKNPAQQTLSTDTFLGETKMFSIEGENSQTPTSLPPNMGVKNPTQQTLSTETFLGETKTFSIEGENSQTPTSLPTNMGVKNPTQQTLSTVTVLGETKTFSIEGENSQIPTSSPPNMGVKNPTQQTLSTDTFLGETKTFSIEGENSQTPTSLPPNMGVKNPTQQTLSTDTFLGETKTISVEEENSQTPTSLPPNMGVNKPAA encoded by the coding sequence GTGTTGCTGTTAGTTCTACTGACCACCATAGCAGATGCATATCCAAAATCCGAAGTATATCCCGATTCGAAGGAAAAACAATCTGAAGAAAAACCACTCCTTGACGTAATAATGGACGATATtaaagatataataaaatttctacCAGTTGGTTCATCCCACAACGCAGAAGGAATTTCAGATCTACCAGCAGAGACGACAAATTTAGTCAACTCAATGGCAATTGCTCCAACGAAAATGAGAGGAAGGCTGGAATTACTGGCAATTAGGCCAATTGAATTGGAAGAAGAGGCTCCAAACTCGTCACATTCAAATCCCAGGAATTCAGCAGACACTACAGAAAGTTCACACGGCATACTGCCTATCCATTTGGTAGGAGATATAGTTAATTCACTACTGCCAGTTAATCCACTGCATGTAGTAGAAGGTATAGGAAACATGGCAGGACATGCAATGTCACTTCCCATGAAAGTGGCATCAATCCCCGTAAAAGCTGCAGAAACCATATTGTCACTTCTAGTAGAAGCTGCAGAAAATGCTTTGTCAAGTCTCAACAAAGTAGGAGAAAGTCCCATGAAGTTGGCAGGAAATGTAGCATCAGTCCCCGcaaatatgatagaaaatttaatGGCCAACGTTCATCCCATACGGATGGTTGAAAATGGAGAGGAAATAATATATAATGCAATCGATAGTGTCATTCAAAAGATAAAGAATTTCGTGGAAATCATAGTCATGAAATTCTTGCAATTAGGAGAAAAAGTAAGGAGCCTATTATTTACTACTATCAAGAAACTAGTAGGAGAGATAATTTATTTAGGCATAATTAATTCCTTATCAATGGCAGAAAGAGCAGCAGGAAGTATCTTAAGTGGGTTTAAAAAAGTTGTAGGTAAGGCGATTGAAGCAGTGTATTCGATTATATTGAAGTTGCCTGATCCGTTTAAAACAATTTTGAGTAAGCTACCAGTGTGGCCTATTTTAGAttatgttttacatttaaatCTTAAAACAAAAGATGGGAACAAAAGACAAACTACCGAAACACCTGCCATAAGTTCGGAAATGAAACCTGTAACAAATGATCTATTAATTACTACTTTACCTGCACAAGAAACAGCTCTTACAAATGGACAAGCAACAACTCAGGTACaccaacaacaaacaacaaaagCACCATCTTCGTCTTCACATATAGGATCGAAAGAGGAATCGTCAATGTCAACAACCGCTGCACCTGAGCAAGTAATATCTCATACAAATGGACAAGCGACAACTCAActacaacaacaaacaacaaaagCATCAACTTTGTCTGCGTATATAGGATCGGAAAATGAATCGTCAATGTCGACAACAGCTGCACCTGAGCAAGTAATCTCTCATACAACTGGACAAGCAACAACTCGTGTACAACAACAAACAGCAAAAGCATcatctttgtctccacatatagGATCAGGAAAGGAATCGTCAGCTGCACCTAAGCAAGAAATATCTCACACAACTGGACAAGGACAGATATCTCCTATTCTGTCTACAACAGCATCACCTTTGTCTCCACATATAGGCTCGGAAGGGGAACCATCAATGTCAGCTACATTAATGCATTCAGCTCCAGAAGAGGTTACGTCAGCATCAGTAACGACTCTAAAACCAGACATTCCGCAGGTGATAGATAGTTTCCAACCTCATAAAGACGATATTACAGTAGTACAAAATGACGGGAAGGGAACTACTTCACAAAATCCTACACAACAGACATTGTATACTGATACATTCCTGGGAGAAACCAAAACGTTCTCTGTAGAGGAAGAAAATTCACAGACACCAACATCATTACCCCCTAACATGGGAGTAAAAAATCCTACGCAACAGACATTGTCTACTGATACATTTCTGGGAGAAACCAAAACGTTCTCTATAGAGGGAGAAAATTCACAGACACCAACATCATTACCCCCTAACATGGGAGTAAAAAATCCTGCGCAACAGACATTGTCTACTGATACATTTCTGGGAGAAACCAAAATGTTCTCTATAGAGGGAGAAAATTCACAGACACCAACATCATTACCTCCTAACATGGGAGTAAAAAATCCTACGCAACAGACATTGTCTACTGAGACATTTCTGGGAGAAACCAAAACGTTCTCTATAGAGGGAGAAAATTCACAGACACCAACATCATTACCTACTAACATGGGAGTAAAAAATCCTACGCAACAGACATTGTCTACTGTTACAGTTCTGGGAGAAACCAAAACGTTCTCTATAGAGGGAGAAAATTCACAGATACCAACATCATCACCCCCTAACATGGGAGTAAAAAATCCTACGCAACAGACATTATCTACTGATACATTTCTTGGAGAAACTAAAACGTTCTCTATAGAGGGAGAAAATTCACAGACGCCAACATCATTACCCCCTAACATGGGAGTAAAAAATCCTACGCAACAGACATTGTCTACTGATACATTTCTGGGAGAAACCAAAACGATCTCTGTAGAGGAAGAAAATTCACAGACACCAACATCATTACCCCCTAACATGGGAGTCAACAAACCAGCAGCATAG